CGCCGAGCTGGTGTTGGCGTAGGTGTCGAGGATCACCGGCGCCTCGTGGGCTTCGGCGTCACGGCCGATCAGCTTGCGGGTGATCAGCAGGTTCATGTTCAGGTTGGCCTGGTGCAGCCAGAAGCGCTTCACGTCGCTGACCGGGATGTCGTTCTGCACCAGGTGCTCGCCGATCAGCTCGGCCACCATCGGGCAGACGTCCTTGAACACCTTGCGGCCTTCCTGCACGAACAGCTTGTCGCGTGCACCGATGCCCTCTTCCGCGGCGCGGTTGAGGAAGCCGAAGTTGTTGCGGATGTTGTTGGAGAACTGGGTCAGCAGCTTGGTGCTCACCACGTCGAACTGGTGCGGGCTGGTGGCCTGGTCGGCGCGCTCGACGATTACCGCGGTGGCGGCATCGCCGAAGATGAAGTGGCTGTCGCGATCGCGGAAGTTCAGGTGACCGGTGCAGATTTCCGGGTTGACCAGCAGGATGGCGCGGGCCTGGCCGAGCTGCACGCTGTTCACCGCGGCCTGCAGGCCGAAGGTGGCCGAGGAGCAGGCGACGTTCATGTCGTAGCCGAAACCCTGGATGCCAAGGGCGGCCTGCACTTCGATGGCCACCGCCGGGTAGGCGCGCTGCAGGTTGGAGCAGGCGACGATCACGCCGTCGATGTCCGCGGCGGTACGGCCGGCGCGCTGCAGGGCTTCCTTCGCCGCGTGCACGGCCATCTCGCAGAGGATGCCCCAGTCTTCGTTGGAGCGCTCCGGAATGCGCGGCGCCATGCGCTGCGGGTCGAGGATACCTTCCTTGTCCACCACGAAGCGGCTCTTGATACCGGAAGCCTTCTCGATGAAGGCCGAGCTGGATTCGGCCAGCGGCTCCATCTCACCCTTGGCAATGGCGTCGGCGTGTTGCTCGTTGTGACTGCGGACGTAGCTGTTGAAGGATTCCACCAGTTCATCGTTGGAGATGCTGAACGGCGGGGTGTACAGGCCAGTTCCGCTGATCACGACTTTATGCACGGTCAATCCTCTTCTGTATCGGGCCGCCGGACCGGGCGGCAAGGTTAGGCATCAAGGTGCCCGCACGCTGGCCGGCACTGGATAGTCTGGGTTTCCGCGGCATCACGCGGATGCCGGGGGATGTAACAAGGCAGTGTGCCACCCCCGCCCGCGAGCGGCACCTTTCACCGCCCGGCGGTCCTCGATGGCACCTTGGTACAACCGCTGGCCGCTGATTATGCTGCAATTTTCGGCAAAAAGTCGCCGGTAAAGCGTGGTAATTCCGCCACTTTCCGTAAGAAAGCCTCGTACTCCCTGGCATGGCTCAATCGATTGAAATTCTGCAAGGGCACCATAGCAACCGCTGGCGCGCCGGAATCGGTGGCGCCCCGTATGCTTCGGCTTATTGCCCAGGAAGACTGACAGGATGAGTGACATGCCCCGCCCGGAAATGGACGAACAGACACTGGAATTTGCCAATCAGGTGATCGACCTGGCCCGCC
This Pseudomonas sp. ATCC 13867 DNA region includes the following protein-coding sequences:
- a CDS encoding beta-ketoacyl-ACP synthase III, encoding MHKVVISGTGLYTPPFSISNDELVESFNSYVRSHNEQHADAIAKGEMEPLAESSSAFIEKASGIKSRFVVDKEGILDPQRMAPRIPERSNEDWGILCEMAVHAAKEALQRAGRTAADIDGVIVACSNLQRAYPAVAIEVQAALGIQGFGYDMNVACSSATFGLQAAVNSVQLGQARAILLVNPEICTGHLNFRDRDSHFIFGDAATAVIVERADQATSPHQFDVVSTKLLTQFSNNIRNNFGFLNRAAEEGIGARDKLFVQEGRKVFKDVCPMVAELIGEHLVQNDIPVSDVKRFWLHQANLNMNLLITRKLIGRDAEAHEAPVILDTYANTSSAGSVIAFHKHQDDLPAGSIGVLSSFGAGYSIGSVILRKR